GTAAGGAAATAGAGAAATGAAACAAAGAGCATTGTGATAAATTTTTAATCAAAATTCTGTATTTTTGACAATTATAATCTGTATGCACATGAACAGTTCCAACAAGTGAGAATTATCTTGatactaatgaaaataaaaatgacatcAGTGCCTCAATGATCTAGTAAGTGAAAATATAATGTGTACACGGTGTTTCAGAAGTGGTCAACATttagggatgatgatgatgatgatgatgatgataataataataataataataataataataataataataacaataataataagctatgagcaattcttgatctttgatactgtgaaacatatctcttctattgcaagctctttactttccatttttttgggaaatGGTAGAACGGGCAAATACAAGacaaaaagtccaataaacatgttgtcaaaaatgcatacctttaaAGCTATGATCACTTgtacatcttcgctactttgaaacacaactcttctaatgaacaagtgttcgtaacttttaaggtgtgcattttagagtacACGTTTACTACCCATTTTTTTCCTCCCTTCTTGTTTGGGTCCATACCGCCATGCCCCAAAacatggaaaggaaagagcttgcagtaggagaggtcagtttcacagtatcaaaaaccaagaattgctcgtagctcttagggcatgcattttaaagcccatgtttatttgacttttgttttgtttcgaatgactgttcctgtcacatccctgaatattaaCCATCACTTCTGAACACCCTACATGTTGACGAATGTTCTGATTAGCATATATTctgaataaatgtaaaaaaatattcaACTTCATAGACAGTTACAAATATATCTTATTTTGTTCTAAATTACACAACAGCTAAAACAGCATACTACAAAAAGCCAAATTCCAGATAAATAAATCAcaaatttagagagctctgaatTGAATTTTTCTGAAAGACTTCCACATATTCTATAACAGTGGCAATAAGTTTTTCAGCCATTTTTTTTACCTCAGTGCGTGGATTGTAGGGGAAGTCTTCAAATCTATATCGATAAGGCTTCCCATCTGTTGCGTGATATACTGACTGGAACATAACAACAGGTTTTTCACGGGGAAATCCAGGAGGCAATGTGAagtgcaaaatgaaataaaaatctctCCATTCAAGTAAAAAGGAAGCTCTGGTAAAGCAAATGCCATCATATTCCAAGACACTGTTACCAAAATGATGAAAAAGAGCAGTAATAAGTTCTCTCCTTCTGTCATGGGCAGCAGCGGCAGCATCAATTCGGTCCTGTAAGCGTGCCGTTACCAAAGGAACATAGTCCATCAAGCAACTACCACCAGGTGGAAACGGGGGTAATGACATTCCACTACCTCCGACACCCTCAAGTGCTGCCTCAGCCTGTAGTGACAGCAGCAGCTGCGGAGTGATGCGACCTCCTTCAGTAGGAGAGTGGAATGTCACGGTCAAAGTAGCAGTGGGCTCACCAGTATTCCCAAGAGGCTGTGGAATtgctgagaaatccacctgcgcaacaaaaacacacacaattagCAAACTGAATTTTCCTTCCATGATAGTGATTACAATTaagcctgagagagagagagagagagagagagagagagagagagagagagagagagagatccaccaTAAAAAGTTTGCCATCAACTgtaatatgagggtggtttgaaaagttcttggaatggaatagaaaaagtacttacatcactgaaacttttttatttttccatgtagTCTCCTttaagattaatgcacttggtccaacgacattccagtgccttgatcctatctcaaaaatgagattcctCCAGACCtgtaaaatagttgtcaactccgactATCAATTATTCATTTGTAGTGAATCTTcggccaccaagaaaaattttcagttttgggaggagatggaagtctgatggagccatatctggTGAGTAAAGCAGGAGTGGCAAAAATTCATATCTTAGTTCATGGAGTTTTGCCACAGCGCTGAGACGGCACGTGTGCGACcacacattgtcttgatggaagattacTTTCTTCCTTGGCCTTTTTCGCAcatattttgttgcaatttgtccatgaggttagcacagtattctccagtaattgtttgcccagtggggagataaactacacaaacagaaaccccTTCACACCCCAGAACACTGAAGCCATGAACTTTCCCGCTGAAGgaatgtctttgctttctttggtggtggagatTCAGCATgtatccactgctttgactgttgttttgtctctgaggTATAGTAGTTCACTCTAGTTTTATCTGGGGTAACAAAGCAGCACAAAATATGTTGTTCACTTCTTTTAAAACGGGCCTaacattgttctgatatgtccattctcatgcatatttgatccagcgtcaagagtcgcggcacccatctggcaggtaattttttcttttctaattcttcagttaaaacgtgatatatcctttcagatgacatctggcaaatgtgagcaatttcacgcatttTCAACTGGCGATCCTctgtgaccattttgtgcacttctgcAAAGATTTCTGGACTAGTTACAAATCTTGACCAACCGCTGCGCGGATCGTCATCTAAGCCCCCCCGATCAAATTTACAttcgtttgtccacttggcaacagtagcATATGATGGAGCAGAGTCCCCCCAGTTtactctggaaatcagcatgaatataCTTTGCTTTCATACTTTTTTTCATGAAGTACTTAAGCACTGCTTGAATCtctattttttccatcttcacaaatcactatgcaggaacaacaacagaagcaTGTTGCCGCAACAGCTCTCTGCCAAGAGCGCTGATGTGGCACATGTTtacaatcaacagtccaatgaataccacctgaacaactcgttgcactagcgctgacctcttgtggtgattctgagaacttttcaagccATCCtcatatttattacaattttcacAAGAGACAAAAGAAATTGATAGATACCTAAAGATTTATAATGAAGTTCTAAGGGAGAAATTAACTGCAGCAGGAGTGGCTATATTaactgataaaaaaatggaaaataaagctACATATTACAAATGAAAGAATTTTGGTGCTTAGGCAGGCAGAGGTAGAGAGAGGAACTTCAGTAGTCACGTAAGTTCCAGAGGGGGAAAAAATACAACACACTCTTATCTCATTACAAAAGATCTGCAAAATCAATTTTTATTAATGTGACAGGTGATCTGAATGCTTATGTACAGAACAAACCAATCCGAGAAGAAATAGGAAATTAAGGTGAACCCTTACTGAATGAAAATGGTGAATTATTAAAGGAATTTGCTacttacaaccaattaaaagtcatCAAAAGCTTTTTAAGGACATCCATAAATATACATCGACTGCAAGCGGACAGTGGCTGATAAATTGTTCACAACATAACGGTTAATAAAAGACTAGGATCAGATGTAGCAGGTACCAGAATGCATGCAGGAAGTTACTTATACACAGGCCATTCACTATCTGGATCAGATGTAGCACATACCTGAATGCTTAGAGGGAGTGACTTATACACAGACCATTCATTATCTggttattacaaaaaatataatcCTTGCTAAATGGAGAAAAGAATGGAATATGTGAATATAGAGGGTTGAAGTGtataatacacacacatcaaaaaaagttttgcatcacccctgttcccagaactactgaagatacatgttgactgtggatattgtatcacagacacagtccctttgactgttcagaaatgtcactaaacccgcacaaagatataaacaaccgtgCAGGAGCAGCAACTATTAGACAGAGGTGGTCCGACAGCCAACcagttccagtcagtccaccaAGGAGGTACTCAGCtcattttgtctgtagttcaaccatgcccaggcagtcaataccgcggtttgagcgcgtccgcattgttactttggaccaggaagggctcttaacaagggaagtgcccaggtgtctcggagtgaaccaaagcgatgttgttcagatatggaggagatacagggagacaggaactgtcaatgacaggcCTAGCTCAGGCcatccaatggctactactgcagcggatgtccACTacatatggattatggctcagaggcaccctgacagcaatgccaccatgttgaataaggcttttcgtgcagtcacaggacttgTGTTACGACTCCCGACGTCCCTGggaaga
The Schistocerca gregaria isolate iqSchGreg1 chromosome 1, iqSchGreg1.2, whole genome shotgun sequence genome window above contains:
- the LOC126267964 gene encoding BRISC and BRCA1-A complex member 2-like; this encodes MKMGENILQHFHPDIQPLIKVVLSEKVGIGSGNIKISGISSGRPTDSAEGNADRFKLVIPYAGQKITWNVVFNSQKPHFAPDFCFDEDSFLADPDIEFLEESLPSLAAWNVRDPRALLNVISELLEIYRKHQVELLEHADRSRLHFEYSSLICQAEVAEGDVEVLVGSGRQRASSFLIRLQVDFSAIPQPLGNTGEPTATLTVTFHSPTEGGRITPQLLLSLQAEAALEGVGGSGMSLPPFPPGGSCLMDYVPLVTARLQDRIDAAAAAHDRRRELITALFHHFGNSVLEYDGICFTRASFLLEWRDFYFILHFTLPPGFPREKPVVMFQSVYHATDGKPYRYRFEDFPYNPRTEVKKMAEKLIATVIEYVEVFQKNSIQSSLNL